A genomic region of Candidatus Paceibacterota bacterium contains the following coding sequences:
- a CDS encoding hotdog domain-containing protein, protein MNEPGKLQPAIRVVMMPRDTNPMGTIFGGIILSYIDQAGAVEALQHTKKTLVTVAMHEVKFIAPVFVGDLVSFYTEAVKFGNTSLTVRVTVEARRRQPPHETVRVTQAEVVYVAVDEPGHAVPL, encoded by the coding sequence ATGAACGAGCCAGGCAAACTGCAGCCCGCCATTCGGGTCGTGATGATGCCACGGGACACGAACCCGATGGGGACGATCTTTGGGGGTATCATCCTGAGTTACATTGACCAGGCCGGGGCGGTGGAGGCGCTCCAGCATACGAAGAAGACGCTGGTGACAGTGGCCATGCACGAGGTCAAATTCATCGCCCCGGTCTTTGTGGGAGACCTGGTGAGCTTTTATACCGAGGCCGTGAAGTTTGGCAATACGTCCCTGACTGTTCGCGTGACGGTGGAGGCTCGGCGCCGCCAACCGCCGCATGAGACGGTGCGGGTGACGCAGGCGGAAGTGGTCTATGTGGCCGTTGACGAACCCGGCCACG
- the mutY gene encoding A/G-specific adenine glycosylase gives MILFYAVWRSSQVLTCWRAWRHPATQLFDFFIGATQDSPELNKINAVVSALLPWYARNARDLPWRREPYCKDPYCVYVSEIMLQQTQVRTVQPYWERWMRALPNLEALAKARPQRLHKLWEGLGYYSRVRNLQRAARIIRQQLGGVFPRDYDNLLALPGIGRYTAGAICSIAFNQPKPILDGNVVRVLARLYGITGNPRAQKTNARLWQLAEKLVCAAARTTERRACSRFNQSLMELGALICAPRQPRCGCCPLVKQCVAYRQGRVDQLPEGRRRVRATPRRFAAFVVQQDDRFLVRQRPAGVVNARLWEFPNLEVASGDSALPGAARSVLGVRPGKLERLDVIKHSITRYRVTLEAYWVTAPRSAWTGAAGGQWVGRDRLKRLAFASAHRRILQCLERKSRGIS, from the coding sequence GTGATTCTTTTCTATGCGGTTTGGCGGTCAAGCCAGGTTTTGACTTGCTGGCGAGCTTGGCGACACCCCGCCACGCAACTTTTTGACTTTTTTATAGGCGCAACCCAAGATTCGCCAGAATTGAACAAGATTAACGCTGTAGTTTCGGCCCTGCTGCCGTGGTACGCAAGGAATGCCAGAGATTTACCTTGGAGACGGGAACCGTATTGCAAAGACCCGTACTGTGTATATGTGTCCGAAATTATGCTTCAGCAGACGCAGGTCAGGACAGTCCAGCCCTACTGGGAGCGGTGGATGCGCGCTCTCCCGAATCTCGAGGCCCTGGCAAAGGCCCGGCCGCAGAGGCTCCACAAGCTCTGGGAGGGACTGGGTTACTATTCCCGCGTTCGCAACCTGCAACGGGCCGCGCGGATCATTCGCCAGCAACTTGGTGGGGTGTTTCCGCGAGACTACGACAACCTGCTGGCGCTGCCGGGCATTGGCCGCTACACCGCCGGGGCCATATGCAGCATCGCGTTCAACCAGCCGAAGCCGATCCTGGATGGCAACGTGGTTCGCGTCCTGGCACGATTATACGGGATCACTGGCAATCCCCGCGCGCAGAAGACCAACGCGCGTCTGTGGCAGCTTGCGGAGAAGCTGGTGTGTGCTGCCGCCAGGACCACGGAGCGGCGGGCGTGCTCACGGTTCAACCAGTCCCTGATGGAACTGGGGGCGCTGATCTGCGCGCCCCGGCAACCCCGGTGCGGCTGCTGTCCGCTTGTGAAACAGTGTGTTGCCTATCGGCAGGGCCGGGTTGATCAACTGCCCGAAGGCCGCCGCCGCGTCCGTGCCACACCACGCCGTTTCGCGGCGTTCGTGGTTCAGCAGGACGATCGCTTCCTCGTTCGCCAAAGGCCCGCAGGTGTGGTCAACGCACGCCTGTGGGAGTTTCCCAACCTGGAAGTGGCATCCGGGGATTCCGCTCTGCCGGGCGCGGCCCGCAGCGTCTTGGGAGTGCGACCGGGAAAGCTCGAACGTTTGGACGTGATCAAGCATTCCATCACCCGCTATCGCGTCACCCTGGAAGCGTATTGGGTCACGGCCCCTCGCTCTGCGTGGACCGGGGCGGCCGGTGGCCAATGGGTGGGTCGCGACCGGCTGAAGCGGCTGGCATTCGCCAGCGCCCACCGGCGAATCCTGCAGTGCCTGGAGCGTAAAAGCCGGGGGATCAGTTGA